From a single Bacillus solimangrovi genomic region:
- a CDS encoding type III polyketide synthase — protein sequence MSFIASVATANPPYEVNQEDVSVLVQKIFNGKFRNLDRMLRVFEHSQIERRFVSAPLSWFSEQKSFQEKNELYIQMAVQLSEEVITRCLEADTFAKKVSVEEIDAIFFVSTTGIAAPTIDAYVMNHMSFSPYVKRIPIWGLGCNGGASGLSRAMEYCKAYPEHNALVVCVELCSLTFQHGDTTKSNLIGTSLFADGAACTLICGDDSQLIEKMKCELIPSFVDTQSVLMKDSLDVMGWDVQNEGLFVIFSKDIPTLVHNWFAKEVLHFLEKKDLHVGLLRTLIAHPGGQKVLDAYEESLQLKPDMLQVSRDVLRSFGNMSSATVMFVLEKIMKQSFKENDYGVICALGPGFCTEFALLQWKQRDGR from the coding sequence ATGTCTTTCATCGCTTCTGTTGCAACAGCAAATCCTCCTTACGAGGTAAACCAAGAGGATGTCTCTGTACTTGTCCAGAAGATATTTAATGGGAAATTTCGTAATCTTGATCGTATGTTACGTGTGTTTGAACATAGTCAGATAGAGAGGCGATTCGTTTCTGCACCATTGTCTTGGTTTTCTGAGCAAAAAAGCTTTCAAGAAAAAAATGAGTTGTATATTCAAATGGCTGTTCAATTATCTGAAGAAGTGATAACACGGTGTTTAGAAGCTGATACATTTGCCAAGAAAGTATCTGTTGAAGAGATAGATGCGATTTTCTTTGTATCTACAACAGGAATTGCAGCACCTACTATTGATGCTTATGTCATGAACCACATGTCTTTTTCTCCATATGTTAAACGAATTCCGATATGGGGATTAGGTTGTAATGGAGGAGCATCAGGATTATCAAGAGCTATGGAGTATTGTAAGGCTTACCCAGAACATAATGCATTGGTCGTATGTGTAGAGTTATGTAGTTTAACTTTTCAGCATGGAGATACAACAAAGAGTAATTTAATTGGGACTTCATTATTTGCAGATGGTGCAGCTTGTACACTTATTTGTGGGGACGACTCACAACTTATTGAGAAGATGAAGTGTGAACTTATTCCATCTTTCGTTGATACACAATCGGTACTTATGAAAGATAGTTTGGACGTGATGGGGTGGGATGTACAGAATGAAGGACTATTCGTTATCTTCTCTAAAGATATTCCTACACTCGTTCATAATTGGTTTGCAAAAGAAGTACTTCATTTTTTGGAAAAGAAAGATTTGCATGTTGGTTTGTTAAGAACATTAATTGCTCATCCTGGAGGGCAGAAGGTGTTGGATGCTTATGAAGAGTCTCTTCAATTAAAACCAGATATGCTTCAAGTTTCGAGGGATGTTCTTCGGTCTTTTGGAAATATGTCTTCTGCAACGGTAATGTTTGTGTTGGAAAAAATAATGAAACAATCGTTTAAAGAAAATGATTATGGTGTAATTTGTGCATTAGGTCCAGGGTTTTGTACTGAGTTTGCCTTACTTCAATGGAAACAGAGGGATGGAAGATGA